One Roseburia rectibacter DNA window includes the following coding sequences:
- a CDS encoding 4'-phosphopantetheinyl transferase family protein: protein MKIYMTDTLPLEDEKIFSQMLPFITEDRKNKIVQLKKKEDRCRSLAAGILLEYALREYGISLLPGKMQQMVLTFGENGKPVLKENIGIYFNLSHSGRYVAGVFSDSEVGIDVEQIRKGQMKVAERFFCPEEYLALQKGKMKKADCYFTELWTRKESYIKAVGKGIALDLASFCVLQDQVKFLKAGQTGEWYLQSYDPASGYILSVCAKKCTKCEIQWISKEMFTQKFI from the coding sequence GTGAAGATTTATATGACAGATACGCTTCCATTGGAGGATGAAAAGATATTTTCGCAGATGCTGCCCTTTATTACAGAAGACCGGAAAAATAAAATCGTTCAATTAAAGAAAAAAGAAGACCGGTGCAGATCACTGGCAGCAGGGATACTGTTAGAGTATGCGTTGCGGGAATATGGAATCAGTCTGTTACCTGGGAAAATGCAGCAAATGGTTCTTACATTCGGAGAGAATGGAAAGCCGGTATTAAAAGAAAATATCGGCATATATTTCAACCTGTCACATTCGGGAAGATATGTGGCAGGTGTTTTTTCGGACAGTGAAGTGGGAATTGATGTGGAACAGATCCGGAAAGGACAGATGAAAGTGGCAGAACGTTTTTTCTGTCCGGAGGAATATCTGGCATTACAAAAGGGAAAAATGAAAAAAGCAGACTGTTATTTTACAGAGTTATGGACAAGAAAAGAAAGTTATATCAAAGCGGTTGGAAAAGGGATAGCATTGGATCTTGCATCGTTTTGTGTACTGCAGGATCAGGTTAAATTTTTAAAAGCGGGGCAGACGGGAGAATGGTATCTGCAAAGCTATGATCCCGCAAGTGGATATATATTGTCAGTATGTGCGAAAAAATGTACAAAATGCGAAATTCAATGGATCAGTAAAGAGATGTTTACACAGAAATTTATTTGA
- a CDS encoding Hpt domain-containing protein, whose translation MNEVLEGLNAWGCDLEGALERFLGDEKLYQSCLPMVVEDESFDGLKEALAADERKKAFDCAHTLKGVFANMGITPMFETVVKIVEPLRAGKNDGLMPVYEELLDEREHLRSIIQTKGE comes from the coding sequence ATGAATGAGGTATTGGAAGGATTAAATGCGTGGGGATGCGACTTAGAAGGAGCTTTAGAGCGTTTTTTAGGGGATGAAAAATTATATCAAAGCTGTCTTCCGATGGTGGTAGAGGACGAGTCTTTTGATGGTTTGAAAGAGGCACTTGCAGCAGATGAGAGAAAAAAGGCATTTGACTGCGCACATACATTAAAGGGTGTATTTGCAAATATGGGTATTACCCCGATGTTTGAGACGGTTGTAAAAATCGTAGAGCCGCTTCGTGCTGGGAAAAATGATGGACTGATGCCGGTGTATGAGGAATTGCTGGATGAAAGGGAACATCTTAGAAGCATTATCCAGACAAAGGGAGAATAA
- the metF gene encoding methylenetetrahydrofolate reductase [NAD(P)H]: protein MRLTELLNTENVTISCELFPPKQGAQLDNYKKIVGDMAALKPAYMSVTYGATGGTSDYTVELANEVRNVNHIPALAHLTCASSTKEKVASVIQELKEKQIENVLALRGDIPQNADFPLPNQYKHASELIYDIKSQGDFCIGGACYPEGHPESQTLEEDLIHLKEKVDAGCEFLTTQMFFDNNILYNFMYKALKHGIDVPVVAGIMPITNANQVKRSIALSGSLVPRRFLAIVDRFGSDPAAMKQAGIAYATDQIIDLIANGVNHVHIYTMNKPDVAGAILENLSDIYVRD from the coding sequence ATGAGACTTACAGAATTATTAAATACAGAGAATGTAACGATTTCCTGTGAACTGTTCCCGCCGAAACAGGGTGCACAGTTAGACAACTACAAAAAGATCGTCGGCGATATGGCAGCGTTAAAACCGGCATATATGAGTGTCACTTATGGTGCAACCGGCGGAACTTCTGATTATACGGTAGAACTTGCAAATGAAGTGCGAAATGTGAATCATATTCCGGCACTGGCACATCTCACCTGTGCATCTTCGACTAAGGAGAAAGTTGCCTCTGTGATTCAGGAGTTAAAAGAAAAGCAGATTGAAAATGTACTTGCACTGCGCGGAGATATCCCGCAGAACGCGGATTTCCCGCTGCCAAATCAGTATAAACATGCAAGTGAGCTGATCTATGATATCAAATCACAGGGAGATTTCTGTATCGGCGGAGCCTGCTATCCGGAAGGACATCCTGAGTCACAGACATTAGAGGAAGATCTGATCCATCTGAAAGAAAAAGTGGATGCCGGATGTGAGTTCCTCACAACACAGATGTTTTTTGACAATAATATTCTTTATAACTTTATGTACAAAGCACTAAAACATGGAATCGATGTTCCGGTTGTGGCAGGAATCATGCCGATCACTAACGCAAATCAGGTAAAACGGAGCATTGCATTGTCGGGAAGTTTGGTGCCACGCCGTTTCCTTGCAATCGTCGACCGCTTTGGCAGTGACCCGGCTGCTATGAAACAGGCAGGTATCGCCTATGCGACAGACCAGATCATCGATCTGATCGCAAACGGTGTCAACCATGTACATATTTATACGATGAACAAGCCGGATGTTGCAGGAGCGATTCTTGAGAACCTTTCGGATATTTATGTGAGGGACTAG
- a CDS encoding EAL domain-containing response regulator, with the protein MGQIGESMAEKGKVLIVDDKQIERVMLKKILSDTYEVVEAENVKKAFEILYERSEEITAVLLDIVMPEYDGYYFLERYYKAQMYQAIPVVVLTMEIDIETEVRCLSMGAWDFIRKPYNVDVVRFRLKNVIGSSSKNISKALKYRAEYDILTGIYNKTNMFQATSAMLERYPDRHFAFVRMDIEKFQLINSFFGMSAGDELLKYIADLLIRAVKNRNDITFGRMDADIFCFCMSYENTKELVESFDKMRDILSRYPLDFDIVPIFGVYLIAGKKITPNHMYDRANLAAKHCKGNYIRNYAFYTRQMSQEIEKEQRIVNSMKSALENHEFVVYYQPKYGLSDNQIAGAEALVRWKHPERGMISPGEFIPVFERNGFITKLDYYVWEQTCIQLRRWLDEGKQPLPISVNLSRISLYNKEVVEVICDLVDKYQIPRRLFQVELTESAYNTNPKAVQEMMQRLREEGFYILMDDFGSGYSSLNVLKDIVVDVLKMDMKFFSGDDKEGRGENIMAAVIRMAKWLNMPVVAEGVERIEQVEFLRSIGCEYVQGYYFAKPMPVEEYEKLQFDRPHSQREKDTERLVDIDSLWMPASQLETLFLNAKQGVAVYEYSKDQIETIRVNNAYYEMFGYQDISQKKDIFQEIPKRYHKRVLDAFSHTADTGHETQCEFSKKNEAGEEFYIFLKLYDVGIVGNKHIIYGVFLNVTEPKQLEWELEKYRLLLSGKRKSGEREQTKEQSEE; encoded by the coding sequence ATGGGGCAGATAGGTGAGAGTATGGCTGAAAAGGGTAAGGTATTAATTGTAGATGACAAGCAGATCGAACGTGTCATGTTGAAAAAGATTCTGAGTGACACATACGAGGTTGTTGAAGCAGAGAATGTCAAAAAGGCATTTGAGATCCTTTATGAACGAAGCGAGGAGATAACTGCGGTGCTTTTGGATATCGTTATGCCGGAGTATGATGGTTATTATTTCTTAGAGCGATATTATAAAGCACAGATGTATCAGGCAATTCCTGTGGTCGTGCTGACGATGGAGATTGATATTGAAACAGAAGTCAGATGTCTTAGTATGGGGGCATGGGATTTTATACGGAAACCGTATAATGTGGATGTTGTCAGGTTTCGTTTGAAGAACGTGATCGGCAGCAGCAGTAAAAACATCAGCAAAGCGTTAAAGTACCGTGCGGAATATGATATTCTTACCGGCATCTACAATAAAACGAATATGTTTCAGGCAACATCTGCCATGTTAGAGCGATATCCGGACAGACATTTTGCATTTGTGCGGATGGATATTGAAAAGTTCCAGCTGATCAATTCATTTTTTGGAATGAGTGCCGGGGACGAGCTGTTAAAATATATTGCAGATCTTCTGATACGCGCAGTAAAAAACCGCAATGACATCACTTTCGGCAGGATGGATGCGGACATCTTCTGTTTTTGCATGTCCTATGAAAATACAAAAGAACTGGTGGAGAGTTTTGATAAGATGAGGGATATCTTGAGCAGATATCCGCTTGATTTTGATATTGTACCGATATTTGGTGTTTATCTGATCGCGGGGAAGAAAATAACACCAAACCATATGTATGACAGGGCAAACCTTGCTGCAAAACACTGTAAGGGTAATTATATCCGCAATTATGCATTTTATACACGGCAAATGAGTCAGGAGATCGAAAAGGAACAGCGTATCGTAAACAGTATGAAAAGCGCACTTGAAAATCATGAGTTTGTCGTTTATTACCAGCCGAAATACGGACTTAGCGATAATCAGATTGCAGGTGCAGAGGCGCTGGTGCGCTGGAAACATCCGGAACGGGGGATGATCTCGCCGGGAGAGTTTATACCGGTATTTGAACGGAACGGTTTTATCACAAAACTGGATTATTATGTGTGGGAACAGACCTGTATCCAGCTCAGAAGGTGGTTAGACGAGGGAAAACAGCCGCTTCCGATATCGGTAAATCTTTCAAGGATTAGTCTATATAATAAAGAAGTAGTGGAAGTGATCTGCGATCTGGTAGACAAATATCAGATTCCGCGCAGACTTTTTCAGGTAGAGCTGACAGAGAGTGCGTACAATACCAATCCAAAAGCGGTGCAGGAAATGATGCAGCGATTGCGGGAAGAGGGATTTTATATTCTGATGGACGATTTTGGAAGCGGATATTCTTCTTTAAATGTCTTAAAGGATATAGTGGTAGATGTTTTAAAGATGGATATGAAATTCTTTTCCGGGGATGATAAGGAAGGACGCGGAGAAAATATCATGGCTGCCGTGATACGTATGGCAAAATGGCTGAATATGCCGGTTGTGGCAGAAGGTGTCGAACGGATCGAGCAGGTGGAGTTTTTAAGAAGCATAGGATGTGAGTATGTACAGGGATATTATTTTGCAAAACCTATGCCGGTGGAAGAGTATGAAAAGCTGCAGTTTGACAGACCGCATTCACAGAGGGAGAAAGATACAGAACGGTTAGTTGATATAGATAGCCTGTGGATGCCGGCATCCCAGCTTGAAACCCTCTTTTTAAATGCAAAACAGGGGGTGGCTGTCTATGAGTACAGCAAAGATCAGATTGAGACCATTCGCGTAAATAATGCATATTATGAAATGTTTGGATATCAGGATATCAGCCAGAAAAAAGATATTTTCCAGGAAATTCCCAAACGGTATCATAAACGTGTTCTGGATGCATTTTCTCATACAGCAGATACCGGACATGAAACACAATGTGAGTTCTCAAAGAAAAATGAGGCAGGGGAAGAATTTTATATTTTTTTAAAACTATATGATGTTGGGATCGTAGGAAATAAACATATCATATATGGTGTATTTTTGAATGTGACAGAACCAAAACAACTGGAATGGGAATTAGAAAAATACAGACTGCTGTTATCCGGAAAGCGTAAATCCGGGGAGAGGGAACAGACAAAAGAACAATCGGAGGAATGA
- a CDS encoding 4Fe-4S binding protein, producing the protein MDKKKNFLSKKIAVLRGWIQAAATLLTNIHIPNLWKGKIYQGSVKNVCVPGLNCYSCPAATGACPIGAFQAVVGSSGFKFSYYITGFFILLGVTLGRFICGFLCPFGWFQDLLHKIPGKKFSTARLKPLRYLKYIILIIFVILLPMLVTNSIGMGDPFFCKYICPQGVLEGAIPLALGNAAIRSALGKLFSFKCLILITVIVLSILFYRPFCKWICPLGAIYSLFNKVSFLSIKIENSRCIGCGQCQKACKMDVDVCKTPDHPECIRCGACIKACPKDAIHYQFMGKSCKKKNNSNQQS; encoded by the coding sequence TGTACTACGCGGATGGATACAGGCAGCTGCCACACTGCTCACGAATATCCATATTCCTAATTTATGGAAAGGAAAAATATATCAGGGCAGCGTAAAAAACGTATGTGTACCAGGATTAAATTGTTACTCCTGTCCGGCGGCAACAGGAGCATGCCCAATTGGCGCTTTTCAGGCGGTTGTTGGTTCATCAGGATTTAAATTTTCATACTACATAACCGGATTTTTTATTTTACTCGGTGTAACACTCGGAAGATTTATATGTGGTTTTCTGTGTCCGTTTGGATGGTTTCAGGATTTACTTCATAAAATACCTGGGAAAAAATTTTCTACAGCCCGGCTCAAACCGCTGCGCTATTTAAAATACATCATCCTGATCATTTTTGTTATACTTCTTCCGATGCTGGTAACGAACTCTATCGGAATGGGAGATCCTTTCTTCTGTAAATATATTTGTCCTCAGGGTGTCCTGGAAGGAGCTATCCCTCTCGCACTTGGAAATGCCGCTATACGTTCTGCACTGGGAAAACTTTTTTCTTTTAAATGCCTTATTTTAATCACAGTTATTGTGTTAAGTATTTTGTTTTACAGACCATTCTGTAAATGGATCTGTCCTCTTGGAGCAATCTACTCATTATTTAATAAGGTCAGCTTTCTTTCTATTAAAATTGAGAACAGCAGATGCATCGGATGCGGGCAATGCCAAAAGGCATGTAAAATGGATGTGGATGTGTGTAAAACTCCAGATCATCCGGAATGCATACGATGCGGAGCCTGTATAAAAGCCTGTCCTAAAGATGCGATCCACTACCAGTTTATGGGGAAATCATGTAAAAAAAAGAACAACAGTAACCAGCAGTCATAA
- a CDS encoding TlpA family protein disulfide reductase encodes MKTKITFISVVTLSIALLLTSCSGKGTVSTTEPQNTTAEDSTASADNSNTKLDDLYQQENRIFAEHKDIWDKLFGLMNKNTADSNGNYADYLADTAESNKDSFTDDEFKTLTDDIETIRKIEEQIAEIEKGTTESDKNGQNTNSEDASPFKNFSGQDFDGNSVDESLFSENAVTVINFWFTGCKPCVAELSKLNELNDAVRAMGGEVVGINTETFDGNESAIKEAASVLESQGAKYRNLSIDSSSDAGKYASNIMAFPTTILVDRNGNIVGDPMLGGIDNQDNYDALMKQIQSVINADSSNK; translated from the coding sequence ATGAAAACAAAAATTACATTTATTTCAGTTGTCACACTCAGCATCGCACTGCTGCTTACATCCTGCAGCGGAAAAGGAACTGTAAGCACCACAGAACCACAGAATACCACGGCTGAAGACAGCACGGCATCAGCGGACAATTCCAACACAAAGCTGGATGATTTATATCAGCAGGAGAACCGGATCTTTGCAGAGCATAAAGATATATGGGACAAATTATTTGGTCTGATGAATAAAAACACTGCAGATTCAAACGGAAATTATGCTGATTATCTGGCTGATACCGCTGAATCAAACAAAGATTCTTTTACTGATGACGAATTCAAAACACTTACTGATGATATTGAAACCATACGAAAAATCGAAGAACAGATCGCAGAAATTGAAAAAGGAACTACAGAATCCGATAAAAATGGGCAGAATACTAATTCTGAAGATGCATCACCATTCAAAAATTTCTCAGGTCAGGATTTCGATGGTAATTCTGTTGACGAAAGTCTTTTTTCCGAAAATGCAGTAACTGTCATCAATTTCTGGTTTACCGGCTGCAAGCCTTGTGTTGCTGAGTTATCCAAACTGAATGAATTAAATGATGCAGTCAGGGCAATGGGAGGAGAAGTAGTCGGCATCAACACAGAAACCTTCGATGGAAATGAATCGGCTATCAAAGAAGCTGCCTCTGTTCTTGAAAGCCAAGGTGCTAAATACCGCAATCTTTCTATTGATTCATCTTCAGATGCAGGCAAATATGCCTCCAATATCATGGCATTTCCTACCACAATACTCGTCGACAGAAATGGTAACATCGTGGGTGATCCGATGCTCGGTGGAATCGATAATCAGGATAACTATGATGCTCTGATGAAACAGATCCAATCTGTAATCAATGCAGACAGCTCAAATAAATAA
- the greA gene encoding transcription elongation factor GreA: MYDELTEQDIKKMEEEIEYRKLVVRKEALEAVKEARAQGDLSENFEYHAAKKDKNQNESRIRYLERMIKTAKVISTDSAEDEVGMNNTVTVYFEEDDEEEVYKIVTTVRGNSLKNLISNESPLGKALLGHKVGDRVEVAVNENYSYYVVIRKIENTVDDGSDKIRRF; encoded by the coding sequence ATGTACGACGAATTGACCGAACAGGATATAAAAAAAATGGAAGAAGAGATCGAGTACCGGAAACTCGTGGTTCGCAAAGAGGCCTTAGAGGCAGTGAAGGAGGCAAGAGCGCAGGGAGACTTAAGTGAGAATTTCGAGTACCATGCGGCAAAGAAAGATAAGAACCAGAATGAGAGCCGTATCCGCTATTTAGAGAGAATGATCAAAACAGCAAAAGTGATTTCAACGGATTCTGCAGAGGATGAAGTTGGTATGAATAATACGGTAACGGTTTATTTTGAGGAGGACGACGAGGAAGAGGTTTATAAGATCGTGACAACAGTCCGCGGTAATTCTTTAAAAAATTTAATCAGCAATGAGTCACCGCTTGGAAAGGCATTGCTTGGACATAAGGTTGGTGACCGCGTGGAAGTGGCTGTCAATGAGAATTATTCTTATTATGTCGTAATACGGAAGATCGAGAATACCGTGGATGACGGTTCCGATAAAATAAGACGCTTTTAG
- a CDS encoding DUF4300 family protein, whose protein sequence is MKLSAMIVSAFMMLAACTETVQKQKIPGATYMGGNNTITEICKELDSAGAAHVDIFREWAVDFADSAGKNAKLEDTWSDPGKMKADIGKCMDGWEQNHEYSDADCRMTAFLLLDGVIHSELTEDHYEGTYLMFDTEAIDNLDRYEIIKENKDMFTTLYGEKSVTDDRHPESAFCDSWKEYGFQIDNDRISLLSIVIYDPYTDAVFVGHTGILIKYSDYYLFVEKIAFEQPYQATKVQTIDELLDILSLRPEYFGEEGEPGPFVYHNGDYIGTLKRTT, encoded by the coding sequence ATGAAACTGTCTGCTATGATTGTGTCTGCATTTATGATGCTGGCGGCCTGCACAGAAACAGTGCAGAAACAAAAGATACCTGGTGCAACATATATGGGAGGGAACAATACGATTACTGAGATCTGTAAAGAACTTGACTCTGCGGGAGCTGCTCATGTAGATATATTTCGGGAATGGGCGGTTGATTTTGCAGATTCCGCAGGAAAAAATGCGAAGCTGGAAGATACATGGTCAGATCCTGGGAAAATGAAAGCGGATATCGGTAAATGTATGGATGGCTGGGAACAGAATCATGAGTATTCAGATGCGGACTGTAGAATGACAGCTTTTCTCCTGTTAGATGGGGTGATCCACTCAGAATTAACGGAAGATCATTATGAGGGAACCTATCTGATGTTTGACACAGAAGCGATAGATAATTTGGACAGATATGAAATCATAAAAGAGAACAAAGACATGTTTACCACACTTTATGGTGAAAAGAGTGTTACGGATGACAGACATCCGGAATCTGCATTTTGCGACAGCTGGAAAGAATATGGATTTCAAATAGATAATGACAGAATATCACTTCTTAGTATCGTAATATATGATCCATATACGGATGCTGTTTTTGTAGGTCATACTGGTATCCTGATAAAGTATAGTGATTATTATTTGTTTGTAGAAAAGATTGCATTTGAACAGCCATATCAGGCAACTAAGGTGCAGACGATTGATGAACTGCTCGATATCTTGTCCTTAAGACCGGAATATTTTGGAGAAGAGGGAGAACCCGGACCATTTGTTTATCATAATGGAGATTATATTGGAACGTTAAAGAGAACGACTTAA
- a CDS encoding beta-glucosidase translates to MQETYIEQILNELTLEEKIGMIHGAGLFRTEGVKQLSIPPLYMSDGPMGVRAEFADNEWHNIGTTEDYVTYLPCNSAIASTWNRNLAKKAGRVLGEEARGRGKDVILAPGINIKRSPLCGRNFEYMSEDPRLIEELVVPMIEGIQENDVAACVKHFAANSQETERLWVDTIVDESALEEIYFPGFKAAVQKGHTLALMGAYNLLNGEHCCMSKSLLNEKLRKDWKFDGVVISDWGAVHDTKMAAESGLDIEMDVKYQFHEQYMADPLLKAVRDGDIEESMVDEKVRNILRMMLRLKMIGPEKKNRKTGAYNTEEHRRAVLDVARESMILLKNKDHVLPLCTESGCRVAVIGANAAAIHSNGGGSAEIKALYEISPLMGIKKLLGGNVNVSYAPGYVIPDKEEASEINWQAASTENAGDTENECTVSGSTQGKQQKATADAYHKKQKEALEEAVALAKASDIVIFVGGLNHDFDVEGLDRTDMKLPYGQDAVIEALLKAAPDMAVCMYAGSPVEMPWAENAKAILWSYYAGMEGGTAIAETLFGKVNPSGKLAETFIRDVSQCPAHTIGTFGKKDRVEYREGVMVGYRYYNTEKTDVLFPFGHGLSYTDFVYDDLKIAQQESEKQTVKVSCTVKNKGVREGKETVQIYVAREQEKNRIFQELKAFEKVELAAGEEKQICFTLDKQDFAHHDVQKKMFLPVSGTYEIQVGASSADIRLSKKINVIFE, encoded by the coding sequence ATGCAGGAAACATATATTGAACAGATTTTAAATGAACTGACTTTAGAAGAAAAGATCGGCATGATCCACGGTGCGGGGTTATTCCGCACCGAAGGGGTAAAGCAGCTTTCCATACCGCCGCTTTACATGTCAGATGGTCCAATGGGGGTGCGGGCAGAATTTGCAGACAATGAATGGCACAATATTGGAACGACGGAAGATTATGTGACCTATCTTCCATGTAACAGCGCCATCGCATCCACGTGGAACCGCAATCTGGCGAAAAAAGCAGGCAGGGTTTTAGGCGAAGAGGCAAGAGGCAGGGGTAAGGATGTGATCTTAGCTCCAGGTATTAATATCAAACGAAGCCCGCTCTGTGGAAGAAATTTTGAATATATGAGTGAAGATCCAAGACTCATCGAAGAACTGGTGGTTCCGATGATCGAGGGAATCCAGGAAAATGATGTGGCAGCATGTGTAAAACATTTTGCAGCAAATTCGCAGGAAACAGAAAGACTCTGGGTTGATACGATCGTTGATGAGTCTGCACTGGAAGAAATTTATTTTCCGGGATTTAAAGCAGCAGTACAAAAAGGACACACGCTTGCACTGATGGGAGCTTATAATCTGTTAAACGGCGAGCACTGCTGTATGAGTAAGTCCCTGCTTAATGAGAAGCTGCGGAAAGACTGGAAATTTGATGGAGTCGTGATCTCCGACTGGGGAGCGGTACACGATACGAAAATGGCAGCAGAATCCGGTCTGGATATTGAGATGGATGTCAAATATCAGTTCCATGAGCAGTACATGGCAGATCCGCTCTTAAAAGCTGTGAGAGATGGAGACATTGAGGAATCAATGGTTGATGAAAAGGTGCGTAATATTCTTCGGATGATGCTGCGTCTTAAGATGATCGGACCAGAGAAAAAGAACCGTAAAACCGGTGCATATAATACGGAAGAACACCGCAGGGCAGTGCTTGATGTGGCACGTGAGTCAATGATCCTGCTGAAAAATAAAGATCATGTACTGCCTCTTTGCACAGAATCCGGCTGCAGGGTTGCCGTGATCGGTGCAAATGCCGCAGCAATCCATTCGAATGGAGGCGGAAGTGCAGAGATCAAGGCATTGTATGAGATTTCGCCGCTCATGGGAATCAAAAAGCTGCTCGGCGGAAATGTCAATGTTTCCTACGCACCGGGATATGTGATCCCGGACAAAGAGGAAGCGTCTGAGATCAACTGGCAGGCGGCAAGTACAGAGAATGCCGGGGATACGGAAAATGAATGTACTGTAAGTGGAAGTACGCAGGGAAAACAGCAGAAAGCCACAGCGGATGCATATCACAAAAAACAGAAAGAAGCCTTAGAGGAAGCAGTTGCACTTGCAAAGGCGAGTGATATCGTTATTTTTGTGGGCGGATTGAATCACGATTTTGATGTGGAGGGACTCGACCGCACAGACATGAAGCTGCCTTACGGGCAGGATGCGGTGATAGAGGCTCTGTTAAAGGCTGCACCGGATATGGCAGTCTGCATGTATGCAGGGTCACCGGTTGAGATGCCATGGGCAGAAAATGCAAAAGCAATTCTCTGGAGTTATTATGCAGGTATGGAAGGCGGAACTGCGATAGCAGAGACTTTGTTTGGAAAGGTAAATCCGTCCGGAAAACTTGCGGAAACGTTTATCCGAGATGTGTCACAATGTCCGGCACATACGATCGGAACTTTTGGAAAGAAAGACCGTGTGGAATACCGGGAAGGGGTAATGGTTGGCTACCGTTATTATAATACAGAAAAAACAGATGTATTGTTTCCGTTTGGACACGGACTTTCCTATACAGATTTCGTTTATGATGATCTTAAAATCGCACAGCAGGAGAGTGAAAAACAGACTGTTAAGGTTTCATGTACTGTGAAAAATAAAGGTGTCCGGGAGGGTAAAGAAACGGTTCAGATTTATGTTGCACGGGAGCAGGAAAAAAACAGAATATTTCAGGAATTAAAAGCATTTGAAAAAGTGGAACTGGCTGCTGGTGAGGAAAAACAGATCTGTTTTACTTTGGATAAACAGGATTTTGCACATCATGATGTGCAAAAAAAGATGTTTTTGCCGGTGAGTGGGACTTATGAAATTCAGGTTGGAGCGTCATCGGCAGATATCCGTCTCAGTAAAAAAATCAATGTTATTTTTGAATAA